The Deltaproteobacteria bacterium genome includes the window GGATAGGGCTATATTGGAAGAGCTTGGAGATCCCCTGGTCCATATCCTGAGGAATGCAGTGGATCACGGTATTGAGGACGCAAAGGAACGGCAAAAAACCGGCAAGCCTCCGGTTGGAACCATAACTATCAGTATCTCCCGTGAAAGGGACATGGTCTATGTTAATATAGTGGACGATGGCCGGGGCATGAACCTGGAAAAAATAAGGTCCAAGGCTGTCGACAAAGAGATCATCTCAGAGGAACAGGCCAGGGTGATGAGCGAGGAGGAAACGGTAATGCTTATCTGCCGGCCGGGTTTCTCTACAGCCGATGAGGTTACGGATGTGTCGGGCCGGGGCGTCGGAATGGATGTTGTCCAGGCTGTGGTAGAATCCCTCGGGGGTACCCTTTCCATTGAGAGTACCAGCGGCGCAGGGAGCAGGTTCACCCTTAAGCTTCCCCTGACTGTCGCCATCGTGAAGATGCTCCTGATCCAGGCTCAGGAGCATATCTTTGCAATACCTATTACTCGGGTGGTCCGCACCACAAGAATCGCAAGGGAAGATGTGAAGGAGAGCCAGAGCCGTTTTTATCTTACCTTTGATGAAGATCTCATTCCGCTTTACTTTCTCAGAAAGATGCTGTCTCTTCCCAACTCTCATAACGGCAATGATCTTCTCACTGTGGTCATAGTGGAGGTTACAAACAGGATGGTTGGGATTGCGGTGGACGGGGTGTCGGGGCAGGCGGATATCGTTGTTAAACCGCTCTGCTATCCTCTCGATCGCCTTGTGGGATATTCCGGTATGACCGTTCTGGGTAACGGGATGATCGTTCCCGTTCTTGATCTCGGCAATCTTCTCTAAAAATGGGCGATAACATAGATAGCCATTCCTCCCTTACCCGGAAGGAAATCAGCACAATCAGAGAGATATGTTCCATAGCCGCCGCCCAGGCAGCCGGTGCCCTGTCGGAATTGATGGATATCGGCGTGACCATGTCGGTTCCCGAGCTGCACGTCCTTTCCCTGAATGGTATCCCATCCCTGTTTGGGGAGATGGATGCCTCCGCCGTGGGGGTGCTTATCCCCTTCCATGGAGATGTACAGGGAAATATTCTGTTCCTGTTTCCGGATGAGGGGGCTGGAGAACTGACAAGAATCCTGTTTCCCGAAGGGAGTGTGGAGAACGGGGAATTGGTGGATTCGGCCTTCAGGGAAATCGGCAACATACTGTCCGGGGTGTTTCTGACGATCCTTTCCCGGCTTTCGGGGCGAATCATCCTCAACCTCCCCCCGATCCTTGCCAGGGATATGGCGGGGGCGCTTCTGGACACCATCCTGGCGGAAATAGGTTCCACGTCCAATAGGATAATGGCCCTAGCATCGAGCATGAAGGACAGCTCCGATAACCATCTGGTGAAAGTGGTCATTATCCCGGACCCTAAGGGCATTGATCTTTTTCTCGAAGCGGGAAAAAGGTTGATGGAGTTGCAGAAGGTCCCTCAAGGGGGGGTTGAATGAAAAAAAACTCCCCCGGCAGGGGTGGGTCCGGTTGATGGATTCGGTTGCCGTTGGTATCTCCGAGTATGCCATTGAAAAAGCTCCCGCGAAAATTATTACCTATGGCCTTGGTTCGTGTCTGGCAATAACACTCTACAGCAATAAGGACCTGATCGGGTCCATGGCCCATGTGATGCTCCCTGTGGCCTTTGGCGGTAATGATGTTCTTGTGCCCGGCAAATACGCTGACACTGCTGTGCTGGCAATGCTCAAGGGGATGAACGGGATGGGAGTTAACCCGCAGGACCTTGTGGCAAAGCTGGCCGGCGGGGCGGAGATGTTTCCAGGGGGTATTACCAGAAGAATCGGGGCCCGGAATGCTCTGTCTGCGCGAAAAACCCTCGGATTCTATGGTATAAAGATCTTGTCCGAGGATGCAGGGGGGAATTTGGGACGAAGCGTGGAGTTTTTTTTGGATTCGGGAGATCTGCTGGTAAGGACACTTAAGGGCGCCGTCGTAAGGATTTGAAACAATTAACAGGGTCGTAAAAAGTCATCCTTAATATAGGGTCGTAAAAAGTCCATGAATGGCTTTTTACTTAACGGAAAGCGAAAAGTGTCATTTTCACTTTCCTCACAAATCTTCGATTTGCGCGCCCCCAAGTGGGCGCGTTGATGACTTTTTGCAAAGTCATCATTATTTTAATCCGCAACCCTGCACCGAGATGGGGCAATTAATGAAAAGTTTAATTATATTGAAAGGTTACGGCTGAAAGCCCAGCCTGTTTTTCTTGACACCCCATCGGTCGCGTGTTAACTCTTAATCGAGATATGGGCAATGGACAATAAAAGCAAGTTTGGCGTTCGAATTTCAAGGTTGTTTCCACTCTGCCCTCTGGACTCTGGACTCTGGACTCTGGACTCCCCCGGCCTGAGCTTGCCGAAGGGCCGGCGACCGGGCGTTGAACCGATAAAGGGGATCAAATGGCCGGGTTGAAGATCCTTGTCATCGAGGATGACCAGTTTTTCCAGCAATATGTCAACGACCTCCTTCAGGGGTTTGACGTTGAACTTGTTAACGCCATGGATGGCGAGGAAGGGCTTCTCCTTGCCCAATCCGTGGAACCTGACCTGATCCTGACCGACATTGAGATTCCCAAAATCCAGGGCTTTGTCCTGTTGAACCAGTTAAAGGAGATGCCGCAGACAGCTGACGTCCCTGTGATTCTCATGTCAGGAAAGGTGGAAAGGGATCTTCTTGATAAGCATTCGCGGCTGAGTGTCCATGCTGACGGATATCTGCTAAAGCCCTTCTCCCTGGCTGAACTCCATGGAGCGATCACCAGAGTCATGGGGACGGATGCCCTGGCGGCATTCAAAGCTCCCGTCGATACTCCCACTGAACGATCTCTACCTGAGGCGCCCATCCCCGTCCAGAACCCTCCATTGGAAGGGGTCGGGATTCAGAAAAGGTCCAAACCGCTGGTCCTTGTGGTCGATGATTCCACTTACGTTCTAACGCAGGCAGGTGACCTCTTGAAGAACGCCGGGTTGGATGTCGATGTCGCCACGGACGGGGATGCCGGCCTGGCGAAGTGCCTGGAGGTCAGACCGGACATCGTTCTCCTGGATGTCCAGATGCCCAAAAGAAACGGTTTCGCCGTATGTGAGACGCTCAAGAAAAACCCGGATACGAGAACAATTCCAATCATACTCATGTCGGCAGTCGTCGATGGCGATTCATTTGAACGTCATTCCAAGCTGAAATACCATGCCGACGCCTATTTACAGAAGCCCTTCAAGAGGGCGGAGTTGCTGGACCTGGTTTTCGGGCACCTGGCCATGGATGCAGTGCCTGACGGTGTGCAGGACAAGACCGCGTTTGTTCTCCAGGAAGAAGGCGAATTCGCGGACGGGCAATCGGTGAAGGAAGGCCGGTTAGCCGGCCGGCTCGCGGAAAATGAGCGCAGACTCCAGGAGGCGATCAGGTCTCTGGAATCATATCGTTCCCGGGAGAAGGCTCTCCTGGAGGAAATTGATAACCTTCGCAGGGATAATGATCAACTGGGTGAAGAGCGGAAAGAGGAGCTTCGCCAACGGGACGATCGGAGAAGGCAGCTTGTGGAAAGAGCTACCCTTGCCGCAAGACGTGCTGAGGAGGCCGTCAGGGGAGCCGAGGAGATCAAGAACAGTAACCTGAAGCTGAAAATGGATCTGGAAGCCGCCCTGACGGCCAAGGCCGAAATAGAGGAACAGGCCAAGGCTGTGGTTGAGGGTATGAAGAAGAGTATGGGTGGTGAAAGCCTCGGTGATGACCTTGCTCGTCTTGGCAGGGAGAATATCGAGTTGGGGAGCCGTCTGGCGGAGGCAGAGGCTGGAGCAGCGGGCCTTGTGAAACTGCAATCCGATCTGGAACAGGTCAGGGAGGAAAACCGTGAGCTCAGGGAATCCATTTCCTCCATGTCGGACCGCACGGAATTGATGGAAGAAATAGCAGATTTCAAGGAGCAGTTGAATCTTGCCAATACCAGGGTCGCCGCCGGAAATGAGGAGAGACTTGGGCTTCAATCCACCATTGATTTGCTGAACATTGAGAAAGAAAAAATTCGGGAAGAGGGGGCGAGGACGGCTGAAAAGATAGCGGAGACCCTTAGGAAAGAGGTGGATTCCCTGAGAATGGCGGCAAAGGAAGCCGAGGAGATGCGGGCGCTCAATGGGAAATTGCGTGCCGAGGCAGAGAAACTCAGGCGATCCTCCGCGGTCCTGTCCGAAAGCCTGGAGCATGAACGTGAGAAACGGTCCATCGCTCAGAAGGAGGCCGAATTTGCCCGAAAGGAGTTGGAAGGTGCGCAGGAAGAAAGAAAACGCGCCGCCGCCCTGAAAAGAGAACTTGAGGAGAAGAAGGACAGGCTGGAGACATTGCAGGCTCAAAGCCGGATATTGGAAAAGGAGAACCGTCTTTTTCAAGAGCGCCTTCAGGCAAGTGTTCAATCAGGCGGCGTCCCACTTCAGATGGGGCAGGCCGGTGGTCAGGAGGACCTTCTTTCCAACCGATTAAACCAGTTGGAGCAGGTCCTCAGGCGAACCGTAGGTGATGCCCAAACCGCTCTCATGGATCAAAAAGGAAAGGAAAAGGGGCTTGAGGAGAAGATCAACACTCTTGTGAATACCCTTGAGGCTGAACGGGTAGAACATGGAAAGGACAGGGAGGAATGGCGCTCCCGTGAAATCGACCTCAAAAAAAGCATGGAGGATTTTTTTGAGGAGCGCAGCAGACTGATGGGGGAGGAATTGTCGCGTCTGTACCCCATTCCCGCCGCAAGAACACAGCGCCCCCTTGAGGTGGTTCGTCCAGGCCGCCGGTTTGGGTCTTTTGCTCTAATCGGCCTGCTTTTGCTGATAGCCCTTCTGCTTGGTTATCTGGTGGCCTCGCGATTGCCGGAGAGAAAACTCCCCGCCGGCCATGGAAGGGTTCAGGGACAAACCATGATATTACCCCATGGCCCAGGGCGGCTTGGCCCCGGCCCGGGCCCGGGGTAGGGATGGATGATATCATGGACAGAATACAGGATCTACTCAGGCAGATAAGGAAAAACCCCAACCGGCCCGACCTGCACAACAGCCTTGGGAGGCTGTATCTTCAGAAGGGCGACAGGGTTGCTGCCTCGAAACACTTTCTGTCCTCGGCCAAGCTCTTTGCGGACAGGAGAAGTCTGTCCCGTAATATCAATAAGGCCGTGGCATCCCTGAAGAAACTGATCCGCGATTTTCCGGAAAATCATGACTCGCATTATCTGCTGGCCGATCTTTACCTGGAAATGGAAGATACGGAATCGGCGGTCGGCGTATACCGTTCCCTTGCCGATATATACCAGCGGGACGGAAAACTTCTCATGGCGGTTTCGGTATACGACAAGATAACCAACTCTGATCCGGAAAATATCGATGAATGGATAAAGTTTGCGGACCTGAATAAAGAGGCGGGTATGCCTTTTCACGCCTCCCATTCCTATATGCGGGCCGCGTCCCTGAGCTCCGGTATGGGCAAATCGTCTGAGGAGTACGATCTTGCCCTGAGGGCACTGAAGGTTGATCCGGAGAACAATGCCGCACTTGAGTCGATAGGGCGCCTTATAAAAGAGAGCCATGGGAAAAAATATGATATGGAGGAGTTGTTTTCTCTGTCGAAGGAACTGGATAGAGATGGCCATTCGGAACAGGCCCTGACCATCATTTCCATGCTGGAGAGCGCTTCAGGGGAACAGCGGTTTGCCGTCATGGCCGCACAGATGTGTGAAAGGCTGGGAAAAGGCGGAAAGGCGGGGGCGGAAGCCGCTCCGCACAAAAAATCGTTTTCCGGTAAGTACTCCGGCATGAAGGTTCTCATTGTCGATGACGAACGGGAAATTATTCTTCTGCTCGAACAGATACTCAAGGAAGAGGGATTTCAGGTTCTGACGGCCAGGGATGGCCGGCAGGGGTACGATATCTTTATGAGTGAAAGACCTCATCTGGTGGTTTCAGACGCGATGTTGCCCAAGCTGCACGGATTTGAACTGTGCAGGAAAATAAAGGAGGAATCCGGCGAATCCACGAAGGTGATGATCCTCACGGCGGTGTACAAAAAGTACAAATACAAGGGCAAGATAGAGAAGGAATACGGCGTTGACGAGTATCTGGACAAACCTTTCCAGATCACGGAATTTCTCGACACCTTATATAAAATGGCCGAGGCGGTATATGACCGGCCGGCCCCTGAAAAGCCTGCCTTTGATGATGGGGCAAACCTCGCTAAAGGCCTTTTTTTTCTGATTGCAGGGGATGACAAGGACCTTCTTCCCGAGGTTGCGGCCTTTTGCGACCGGCAAGGCTGCACTTTCAAGGTCGTTCAGGACGCCAAATCCATGATCTCCTTCCTTGAGGAAACGGTGCCGGACATCCTGCTGCTTACCGATCAACTGCGTGATTTGGCTCCACCTGCGGCTTCCTGGCTCGTGGAAAAGGTGTTGGGAATCCAATCCACCACCAGGGTGCACATCACCGAAAGTCCCTCCCTCCATGGGTGGGATTCCGCCGACTTTCATCACACTGTCTCGGAGCCTGTTAATTCCGACACACTGAATACAATCGTCCGGATGCACAGGAATGCTCAGGCGCGTATCGCTCTGAAGGAGACAGAGAAAAAAATCAGGGCAGAGGGAAGACGTATGGAGGCCCTGATCAGAAGCAAGGTCGAGAGGGTATTAAAGAGCCAATATCAGCTGGAACACTACTACACCGGAAGAATCCAGAAGCTTGAGGATGAACTCGAGGCCATCAAGGCCGGGGGTAAAGGAAAGGATACAGGTGGGAACTGAGACGGTTCCGTCTCATGGCCGGCTGACTATGGGGGTCCTCTGGTCCGCCGCCGGAGCCCTGGATGTCGTGAGGGACAGGCTCAACGGCCTGTTCGGGTCCATCCGGGAGGAGTCCGGAACGGTACCATTCGATCGGTACACCCACTATTACGAATGGGAGATGGGCGCTGGAATAAGCAGGTGTTTCTGGGTCTTCACGGATCCTTTTCCCATGGGAGGTCTTCAGGAGGCCAAGTTGGCGACCAATCATCTGGAGCGGACCTGTTCCAGCGGAGGAAAGCGGTGGATTAACCTTGATCCAGGCCTGCTGACCCTGGATTCCCTGGTGCTGGCCACCACCAAGCCCTACTACCACCGGATCTACCTTTCGAAGGGTATTTACGCCGAACTGGCGCTTGTTTTTAAAGGGGGTAGGATGGAACCGTTGCCTTGGACATATCCTGATTACCGGGATGTTTGGGCGATGGAATTTTTCCTGGCCGCGAGACACTCCATGAAGCGAAGGATTGGGGAAACGACCAATGACAATCAAGCCCAATAGCCTGCGAAGCATGACCGGCTACGGCCGGGATGTGTACGACACCTCCAATGGCAGTGTAACGGTGGAAATCCGTTCCCTTAACCACCGTTTCCTGGACCTTTCGTTCAAGGCACCAAGGGAATATCTCTACCTGGACCCCGGTATCCGGCAGATGGTGCGAAAAAAGCTTTCACGCGGCAAGGTGGAAATTTTTGTCTCCATTAAGGGGGGTCTATCCGGCCTGACCGTGGATATTGAGCGGGCGAAGGAGATCGCAAGGTTCCTGGCGGACGTAGCGGAAATAGTCGATGACAGGGTTGGCCTGGAACATCTCCTTGCTTTTGGCGATATCATAAGGCCGGGTGATGACGGGGACCGGGAGAGTACTGCGGAGGCCATTGAAAATGCCGCAAGGGGTGCCCTTGACCAGCTTGTTTCCCATAGGGAGGAGGAAGGAAAGGCGCTTGTGGAGGATCTTGAGCCGAGAATATCCCTCATGCGGGAGATCATGGACCGGATAAATCCACTCGCCCGTTCCGTACCTGAGAGATCAAGGCGTCAGATCACGGAGTTCATGGAGGGCATCGAACTCAACGGTAGGATTGATCCCCAGAGGCTTGAGGCCGAAGTGGCCATTCTGGCTCAAAGGGTGGACGTTTCGGAGGAGTTGACCCGCCTTTCTACCCATCTGGACGCCATGACGGATACACTCCGTGCCGGAGGGGCCGTGGGGAGACGGCTGGATTTTATCATTCAGGAAATACAGCGCGAGATAAACACCATCGGTTCCAAGGCGGGGATAATGGGTGTGTCCTCCCTCATAGTTGATTTCAAATCGGAGTTGGAAAAAATCCGCGAGCAGATCCAGAACATAGAATAATGTTAAAGCATGGAGGTCTTACGGTGATAAGACGTTCCAGGGCCGGTTGCCGGCCATGAAGATTTACCCGGATGAAAACGGACGGGAGGGAAAAGGGATACTTTTCGTTATCTCCTCCCCGTCCGGCGGAGGTAAGTCCACCATTGCCAAACGGTTGATCGCCTCCTTGTCCGGGATCGTCCTTTCCATATCGCATACCACCAGGGAACCCAGGCAGGGGGAGGTTGACGGTTCAGATTATCATTTTGTATCTGTGGAAGAATTCGAACGTATCAGGAGAGAGGGAGGTTTTGTTGAGTGGGCTGAGGTCCATGGGAGATCCTACGGTACCGGCAGGAAGGAGATCGACCGGATAACCGGAGCGGGGAAGGATGCGCTTCTGGATATAGACGTGCAGGGGGGACAACAGATCCGGGAACGCTTCCCGGAAGCCATACTGGTTTTCGTTGTACCTCCGGAAAGGGACGAGCTTGAAAGGAGGCTCAGAAAAAGGGGGACCGAATCACCCGAACAGATAAACAGGCGCCTTGCCGCGGAGGTCGATGAGCTTGCCTTAATACCTTATTATGATTATGCTATTCGAAATGATAATCTGGAGGATGCGTTTCATGCCATGCGTTCTATCGTAACGGCCGAACGTTGCCGGGTATCCAGGCGTGCAACTAACGAAGTCTAACCACGGAGGTAGATAACAGCATGGATTTAAAAATCCTTGAAAATTCCCTTAAAAAGCACCCTAATCGATTCGAGTTGACAATGATGGCTGTTGCCAGAGCCAGGGAACTCATCGCCGGGGAAAAACCTTTGATTCAGATTGACAAAGACGAGAAACCGGTAATCGTGGCTCTTAAGGAACTGGCCGACGGCCTTCTTGTCCCGGCTACCATGGAGGAGATGGAGCGTATTCGTGAGGAGGCAAGAATCGGGAGAGAGAAAGCACGGAGGGAGGCCATGGAGGAGGCCGAGGCAGAGGGAGAAGGCGGAATGAACAGCCTGAACACAGCATCAGCCGACGGTTCTCAGGCTACCTGATCCCCACCCCTTTCAACCCGCTTCCCAAACTGTATCCCCGCCAGAATTACGGACGGGGATTTTTCACGCGTGTGGGGAATTCACAGAGACCAAGCAGATGATAAGGCTGGGCGACATACTTGATCGGGTCCAGAGCTACAACCCGAAAGCGGACCTGGAACTGATCAACAGGGCCTACGTTTTTTCGGCCAAGGCCCATGCGGGGCATGTCCGCCAATCGGGGGAGCCATATCTTATCCATCCCATCGAGGTTGCGGCGATTCTGACCGAGATGAAGATGGATGTAACCACTATCGTGGTGGGGCTGCTCCACGATACCGTCGAGGACACGGAGATTACCCCTGAAGACCTCAAGCGCCATTTTGGTGAGGAGGTCGCTTTTCTGGTTGAGGGCCTGACAAAGATCAGCCGGCTGGAATTCGCGACTACGCAGCATGCGCAGGCGGAAAACCTTCGGCGGATGATCATCTCAATGGCCAAGGACATTCGGGTCATCATGGTGAAGCTTGCAGACCGGCTCCACAACATGCGAACCCTTGAATACCTCAGTCCGGAAAAACAGGTGAAGATTGCCAGGGAGACCATGGATATCTACGCGCCCCTGGCGAATCGGCTCGGTATTTCCTGGATACAGGTGGACCTGGAGGACATCTCATTCCGATATCTCCATCCTGAGGCCTACAGGACCCTGAAGGCCAAGGTCCATGCCAGGCGCAAAGAGTATGAGGCGTACATCAGGAAAGCCATCAAGATCCTGAAAAAGGCCATTGCAGACCATAACATCGAAGGTGAGGTGACGGGGCGGACAAAACACCTGTACAGTGTCCATAGCAAGATGAAGGCCCAGGGCCTGACCTTCGAACAGATATACGATCTCATTGCCTTCAGGATACTCGTGAACACGGTCAGGGACTGTTACGGTGTTCTGGGGATCATTCATTCAATGTTCAAACCGATCCCGGGAAGATTCAAGGACTACATCGGTGTTCCGAAGTCGAATCGTTATCAATCCCTTCACACCACGGTCATCGGTCCCTTCGGCGAGCAGATGGAGGTTCAGATCCGCACCTGGGACATGCACCGGACAGCCGAGGACGGGATTGCCGCCCACTGGCGGTACAAGGCCGGCGAACAGTTCGTTCCGGACAGGGATATCAAACGATTTACCTGGTTTAAACATATCCTGGAGGAGTTGAGGGATCTGGAGGATCCCAGGGAACTGATGGAGACGGTGCGTACTGATCTGTTCCCTGACGAGGTGTATGTCTTTACCCCGAAGGGACAGGTCAAGGAATTTCCCCATGGCGCTACCCCCATCGACTTTGCCTACAGTATACATACCGACATTGGTCACCGGTGTGTCGGGGCCAAGGTCAACGGCCGTATTGTTCCCCTGAAGTACAAAATGAAGAACGGGGACATGGTCGAAATCACCACATCGAAAAATCACAAGCCGAGCAAGGACTGGCTGAAGATTGCAGTGACAAACAGTGCCAAGTCCAAGATCCGCAGTTTTATTAAAAAGGAGGAAAGGGAAAAGAGCCTGGGGATAGGGGAGGAACTGCTGGACCGCGAACTCAAGAAGATGGGCACAAGCCTCAAGAAGGTGCTCAAAACCGATGCGCTTGAAAAGGTCGCTTCAGCGTTCGGGTTTCACAGGGTACAGGACCTGATCGCCACGGTTGGGTTTGGAAAATATTCCCCAAGACAGATCCTCGGCAGACTATTCCCGGCGGAGCAAATCGACGGTATGCTCGGTCATGAAGAGGAGGTAAAGGCCAGGGTCAAACAGGCCAAGGACCGGGCGCAAAAAGACGGGATTGTGGTCGATGGAGTCGATGAACTTATGGTCCGATTCGCCAACTGCTGCAATCCCCTTCCCGGAGATGAGGTTGTGGGCATCATAACACGCGGCAGAGGGATATCCGTCCACACGGTGGATTGTCCCAATGTCGTTGCCGAAGGGTACGACCATGACCGGATGGTAAAGATCAATTGGGACACCAAGGCCAAGGTCCCGAGACTTGTCAGGATCAAGGTGTACTCGGAGGATAAAAGGGGAATTCTGGCTGAGATGACAGCCGTAATTTCCTCCAGGAATATCAATATTACCCACGCCGATATCAAAACAATGTCGGATTACAGGGCGGAGAACATCTTCGAGATCCAGGTGGAGGACCTGAGGCAGCTCCAGGGTCTCCTGAAAAGCCTCGAGGCCGTTAAAGGGGTCATTTCGGTGCAAAGGATCAAGGCCAAGTGAAGGGGTAAAACAGGTTCAACGTCTAACGGGATAAAGAACGTTCAATGTTCAACGGAATGAAGAAAGTCCAAAGTCCAAGGTTCAACGTTCAAGGTTCAACGTTCAATGTTCAACGGGGTAGAACAGGCGATGGGCTATAGGGTAAAACAAGTTCAACGTCTAACGGGATAAAGAACGTTCAACGTTCAATGTGGAAGCAAAGAGATGTCATTGCGCCTGTCCCATGGAATCTGTTCCTGCCTTCGCCCTATGGGCTATGGTGTGACAAGCGCAATGACCAAACCTTCCGTAACCCATGTCCTGACTGCACCTGGGCACGTTGAACCTTTGAACCTTTGAACTTTGAACCTTTGAACCTTTGAACCTTTGAACGTTGAACCGTTGAACCTTTGAACTTTTGATCTTTTGACCTTGAACCTTGAACCTGATTCTCTCAGGAGGAGCGTAATGAAAAGGAAGATAATCCAAACCAAGGATGCCCCGGCGGCCATCGGGCCCTACAGCCAGGGAACCGTGCTGGGAAACCTGGTATTTACCGCAGGCCAGATCCCCCTGGATCCGGAAAGCGGAAAGCTCGTGGAAGGGGACATTACCGAGCAGGCCGGGAGGGCCCTCGGGAATCTGAAGGCGGTTCTCAATGAGGCTGGAAGCGGTATCGAACGGGTTCTGAGGCTGGACGTATATATGACCGACCTGCGCCGGTTTTCAACCGTCAACGAATTCTTCCAAGGTGTTTTCCCGGAAAATCCTCCGGCGAGGGTGACGGTGGAGGTGGCAGGGCTTCCCATGGGAGCGGAGATCGAGATCGCGGCTATCGCCGCGATTTCAAGATAAATAATTAAAGAGCGTTCAACGTTCAACGTTCAAGGTTCAACGGGGTAGAGCAGGCTATAGGGTGAAGCACGTTCAACGTTCAAAGTTCAACAGGGGTAAAATCAGTCCAGAGTCGCGGAGTCCAGAGTCCAGAGTCCAGGGTCCAGAGGGGAAAAGCGGAAGCTGAAACTTATACGACCTGTCCGCCATAGCCCGTAGGGCGACCATGGGGAGCCGCAGCGAAAATTCTGATTTAACAGGGATGAAGGGGATTAAAGGGATGGTTCATCCGGTTAATGCGCACCTTATATTATTATTTTGCTGTCATTGCGAGGAGCATCGAGGCAGACGAGAGTGACGCGGCAATCCCGTGCGGAGCTGAAAAGCTTGTCACGGCATCCTCCGGCCGCTATGGGATCGCTTCGCATGGGTTACGGCTCGCGATGACGAATGGTGGGGTATGATCCACTCCACATCCAGGTACTCATTTCCCGGATGATTCAAAGGGATAAGGCAAACACCGGAAGCGGATAAAACCTTAAAACTTTGGGTTAAAGAGCAGCTTGCCGCGACAGGGCGCGTTATTTCACCACAGTGCAGCCGCTTAAAGGCTGCTCCACAGGGTTTAAAAGAGGTTAAGATAAGGTTTAAAACTACTGATCTTTGGTTTTACCCTGTGTAATAACCCTGCCTGTCCTGAGCAAGCGGAGTGCGTCGAAGGGTGGTGTGACCTGGGAGTGGTCACGCTGTGGTAAATGGGTTTTGGACGTTGAACCTTGAACGTTGAACCTTGAACGTTGAACCTTGAACGTTCTTCATTCCGTTGAACTTTGAACATTGAACGTTTTTTATCACGTTGAACGTTGGGTTCCAGGTACCTGTTTCCAGGTTGAAGGTGTCCTAAACGGCTTTCTCGAATTTGCCGGTACGTATGCAGCGGGTACAGACCATGGCCTTCCTGACTGCGCCGTTTTCCCTGATCCTCACCGACTGCAGGTTTGGAAGGTATCGTCTCTTTGTCTTGTTGTGTGCGTGGCTTACGTTGTTGCCAACCATAGGCCCCTTGCCGCAGATGTCGCATGTTCGTGCCATGATGCCCTCCGGGGTAAATTATTTAAATGAAAAAACTTGCGGTAAAAGATTTGGATTGCTAACATAATCCCCTCTAAA containing:
- the rpoZ gene encoding DNA-directed RNA polymerase subunit omega, coding for MDLKILENSLKKHPNRFELTMMAVARARELIAGEKPLIQIDKDEKPVIVALKELADGLLVPATMEEMERIREEARIGREKARREAMEEAEAEGEGGMNSLNTASADGSQAT
- the rpmB gene encoding 50S ribosomal protein L28; its protein translation is MARTCDICGKGPMVGNNVSHAHNKTKRRYLPNLQSVRIRENGAVRKAMVCTRCIRTGKFEKAV
- a CDS encoding bifunctional (p)ppGpp synthetase/guanosine-3',5'-bis(diphosphate) 3'-pyrophosphohydrolase, with protein sequence MIRLGDILDRVQSYNPKADLELINRAYVFSAKAHAGHVRQSGEPYLIHPIEVAAILTEMKMDVTTIVVGLLHDTVEDTEITPEDLKRHFGEEVAFLVEGLTKISRLEFATTQHAQAENLRRMIISMAKDIRVIMVKLADRLHNMRTLEYLSPEKQVKIARETMDIYAPLANRLGISWIQVDLEDISFRYLHPEAYRTLKAKVHARRKEYEAYIRKAIKILKKAIADHNIEGEVTGRTKHLYSVHSKMKAQGLTFEQIYDLIAFRILVNTVRDCYGVLGIIHSMFKPIPGRFKDYIGVPKSNRYQSLHTTVIGPFGEQMEVQIRTWDMHRTAEDGIAAHWRYKAGEQFVPDRDIKRFTWFKHILEELRDLEDPRELMETVRTDLFPDEVYVFTPKGQVKEFPHGATPIDFAYSIHTDIGHRCVGAKVNGRIVPLKYKMKNGDMVEITTSKNHKPSKDWLKIAVTNSAKSKIRSFIKKEEREKSLGIGEELLDRELKKMGTSLKKVLKTDALEKVASAFGFHRVQDLIATVGFGKYSPRQILGRLFPAEQIDGMLGHEEEVKARVKQAKDRAQKDGIVVDGVDELMVRFANCCNPLPGDEVVGIITRGRGISVHTVDCPNVVAEGYDHDRMVKINWDTKAKVPRLVRIKVYSEDKRGILAEMTAVISSRNINITHADIKTMSDYRAENIFEIQVEDLRQLQGLLKSLEAVKGVISVQRIKAK
- a CDS encoding reactive intermediate/imine deaminase (has endoribonuclease activity on mRNA), yielding MKRKIIQTKDAPAAIGPYSQGTVLGNLVFTAGQIPLDPESGKLVEGDITEQAGRALGNLKAVLNEAGSGIERVLRLDVYMTDLRRFSTVNEFFQGVFPENPPARVTVEVAGLPMGAEIEIAAIAAISR